One window from the genome of Elaeis guineensis isolate ETL-2024a chromosome 5, EG11, whole genome shotgun sequence encodes:
- the LOC105044707 gene encoding importin subunit beta-1 produces the protein MAMEITQILLSAQSPDGQIRTVAEENLKQFQEQNLPQFLLSLSFELSNDQKPPESRRLAGIILKNSLDAKDSVRKEELTQRWVSVDPSIKVQIKESLLRTLGSSVLEARHTSSQVIAKVASIEIPRREWQELIGHLLNNMTLQQAPAPLKQATLEALGYVCEEVSPQDLEQDQVNAVLTAVVQGMNQTEHSSEVRLAAVRALYNALDFAQTNFDNEMERNFIMKVVCETAVSKELEIRQAAFECLVSIASMYYEILDPYMQALFTLTANAVREDEEPVALQAVEFWSSICDEEIGLQEEYGGADEGGSSVHSHFIEKALPLLVPMLLETLLKQEEDQDQDDGIWNLSMAGGTCLGLVARTVGDAVVPLVMPFVQSNISKSDWRSREAATFAFGSILEGPSLEKLAPLVHAGLDFLLNAMKDQVSHVKDTTAWTLGRIFEILHSTSSAYPIITPANLPRIIAVLLESIRDAPNVADKVCGAIYFLAQGYEDSGANSSVLTPFLGDIISALLSTADRTDTDNSRLRSSAYETLNELVRASNMSETSNILTHLLHEIMSRLSRTLELQIVSSDDRERQSDLQALLCGVIQVIVQKLSSLDETKPIILQSADQMMFLFLQIFVSHSYTVHEEAMLAIGALAYATGPEFAKYMPEFYKYLEMGLQNFEDYQVCSISVGVVGDICRALDEKVLPFCDGIMSQLLKDLSNSMLHRSVKPPIFSCFGDIALAISEHFEKYVPYALPMLQGAAELCAHLDASDEDMMDYGNQLRRGIFEAYSGILQGFKNSKAELMIPYASHLLQFTEAVFRDKNRDDGVTKAAVAAMGDLADTLGPNTKVLFKGCTFHIDFLGECLQSDDDQLKETAAWTQGMIGRVLVS, from the exons ATGGCAATGGAGATTACCCAGATTCTGTTATCTGCCCAATCTCCTGATGGGCAGATACGAACTGTAGCAGAGGAGAACCTCAAGCAGTTTCAAGAACAGAATCTTCCTCAGTTCCTCCTTTCATTATCATTTGAGCTATCAAATGACCAAAAGCCTCCTGAATCTCGAAGGCTTGCTGGCATTATCCTTAAGAATTCCTTGGATGCAAAGGATTCAGTTAGAAAAGAAGAACTCACTCAGCGATGGGTCAGTGTGGACCCTTCTATCAAAGTCCAAATCAAGGAATCTTTATTAAGGACTCTTGGATCATCTGTATTGGAAGCACGGCACACCTCATCGCAAGTGATTGCCAAGGTTGCTTCTATCGAGATCCCCCGACGGGAATGGCAGGAGCTTATTGGCCATTTATTAAACAACATGACCCTGCAGCAGGCTCCCGCTCCTTTGAAACAAGCAACCTTGGAGGCACTGGGATATGTCTGTGAGGAGGTGTCTCCTCAGGACTTGGAGCAGGATCAAGTGAATGCCGTTCTAACTGCAGTGGTTCAGGGCATGAATCAGACAGAGCATAGCTCTGAAGTCCGTCTTGCTGCTGTGAGAGCACTGTACAATGCTCTTGATTTTGCTCAGACTAACTTTGATAATGAGATGGAGAGGAATTTCATCATGAAAGTTGTGTGTGAGACTGCTGTATCCAAAGAGCTGGAGATTAGACAGGCAGCATTTGAGTGCCTTGTTTCTATAGCTTCTATGTATTATGAAATTCTTGATCCATACATGCAGGCATTGTTCACTTTGACTGCAAATGCTGTGAGGGAAGATGAGGAGCCTGTTGCTCTGCAAGCTGTTGAATTTTGGAGCTCTATCTGTGATGAAGAGATTGGGCTACAAGAAGAGTATGGCGGAGCTGATGAAGGGGGTTCTTCTGTCCATTCTCATTTTATTGAAAAGGCTCTTCCTTTGCTGGTGCCAATGCTGTTGGAAACACTGCTTAAGCAAGAGGAGGATCAGGACCAAGATGATGGTATTTGGAATCTGTCCATGGCTGGTGGGACATGCCTTGGACTTGTTGCGAGGACTGTTGGGGATGCAGTTGTGCCCCTTGTGATGCCTTTTGTCCAGAGTAACATATCAAAGAGTGATTGGCGCAGCCGTGAGGCAGCCACTTTTGCATTTGGGTCTATTCTTGAAGGTCCATCACTTGAAAAGCTTGCGCCACTGGTTCATGCTGGACTGGATTTCTTGCTCAATGCAATGAAAGACCAAGTAAGTCATGTCAAGGACACAACAGCCTGGACCCTTGGAAGGATTTTTGAGATACTGCATTCTACAAGTAGTGCTTATCCAATAATAACTCCTGCAAACCTTCCTCGTATCATTGCCGTGTTGTTAGAAAGTATCAGAGATGCCCCCAATGTGGCTGACAAGGTCTGTGGAGCCATTTATTTTCTTGCCCAGGGTTATGAGGATTCAGGAGCAAATTCATCAGTGCTCACTCCTTTTCTTGGCGACATTATTTCAGCTCTTCTTTCTACAGCTGATCGTACAGATACTGACAATTccaggcttcgatcttctgcatATGAGACATTGAATGAGCTAGTTAGAGCCAGTAATATGTCAGAAACTTCAAACATCCTAACCCATCTACTTCATGAAATCATGAGCAGATTAAGCCGGACTCTGGAGCTCCAAATAGTGTCCTCAGATGACAGGGAAAGACAAAGTGATCTGCAGGCCCTGCTGTGTGGTGTTATTCAAGTGATAGTTCAGAAACTGAGTAGCTTGGATGAGACAAAACCCATAATTCTTCAGTCTGCTGATCAGATGATGTTcttatttcttcaaatctttgtttCCCACAGTTACACCGTGCATGAGGAAGCAATGCTTGCTATTGGGGCCCTTGCTTATGCTACCGGACCAGAATTTGCCAAGTACATGCCAGAGTTCTATAAGTATCTAGAGATGGGCTTGCAAAATTTTGAGGATTATCAAGTCTGCTCTATCTCAGTTGGTGTGGTTGGTGACATCTGCCGTGCCTTGGATGAAAAGGTTCTTCCCTTTTGTGATGGTATCATGAGTCAACTTCTGAAGGACCTCTCTAATTCCATGCTCCATCGGTCTGTCAAACCTCCTATATTTTCATGCTTTGGTGATATTGCCCTTGCAATCAGTGagcattttgaaaaatatgttccctaTGCACTGCCAATGCTGCAAGGAGCTGCAGAGCTCTGTGCACATCTGGATGCTAGTGATGAGGATATGATGGATTATGGAAACCAGCTTAGACGAGGCATTTTTGAGGCTTACTCTGGTATACTTCAGGGATTCAAAAATTCCAAAGCTGAGCTGATGATACCTTATGCAAGCCATCTGTTGCAGTTTACTGAAGCAGTCTTCAGGGATAAGAACAG GGACGATGGCGTCACTAAAGCTGCAGTTGCTGCAATGGGTGATCTTGCTGACACGCTGGGTCCAAACACGAAGGTCTTGTTCAAAGGCTGCACGTTCCATATTGATTTCTTAGGGGAGTGTCTTCAGTCTGATGATGACCAATTGAAGGAGACTGCGGCTTGGACTCAAGGGATGATTGGACGAGTACTGGTTTCCTGA
- the LOC105045075 gene encoding non-classical arabinogalactan protein 30, with product MATHCYLPLLFLTSLFSFAVGIPHQAPKKTEEKVVAVEGMVYCQNCAHVGSWSLAGAKPLPSAKVSIACKDHKNRVASYKAVQANGEGYFYAPLAGLEDYHVNRPTDACSVRLLSSPDARCNVLTNVNHGTEGSRLQDKNKRVMAGGYGADIYAAGPLAFRPAYRPPKTLY from the coding sequence ATGGCAACTCACTGCTACCTACCTCTCCTCTTCCTTACCTCACTGTTTTCTTTTGCCGTTGGAATCCCACATCAAGCACCTAAGAAGACCGAGGAGAAGGTGGTGGCGGTGGAAGGCATGGTCTACTGCCAGAACTGCGCCCATGTTGGCTCTTGGTCTTTGGCCGGTGCGAAGCCCCTGCCATCAGCCAAGGTGAGCATTGCATGCAAGGACCACAAGAACAGGGTCGCATCCTACAAAGCAGTCCAGGCCAATGGGGAGGGATACTTCTACGCGCCGCTTGCCGGCTTGGAGGACTACCATGTTAATCGCCCGACCGACGCTTGCTCGGTGCGCCTGCTCTCCTCTCCTGATGCTCGCTGTAATGTGCTCACCAATGTCAACCATGGGACTGAGGGATCCCGACTTCAGGACAAGAACAAGAGAGTCATGGCAGGGGGCTACGGTGCGGATATATATGCTGCCGGGCCGTTGGCTTTCCGGCCAGCCTACCGCCCTCCAAAGACTCTTTATTGA